The Miscanthus floridulus cultivar M001 chromosome 7, ASM1932011v1, whole genome shotgun sequence genome includes a region encoding these proteins:
- the LOC136468104 gene encoding calcium-dependent protein kinase 6-like, protein MGNSCRGSSSPTDYYWYGHHNNSSALSSSLSACSSSSSSDLLRNHYQRRRHHLTCSSSSSTSTSTTMRGGGGHQQHLSSPTAVLGHVTQALRDLYAVGRKLGQGQFGTTYLCTELSTGAAFACKSIAKRKLLTPEDVDDVRREIQIMHHLAGHASVVTIKGAYEDPLYVHIVMELCEGGELFDRIVDRGYFSERKAAEIARVIVGVVEACHSLGVMHRDLKPENFLLKDRGHDASLKAIDFGLSVFFKPGQVFTDVVGSPYYVAPEVLCKHYGPEADVWTAGVIIYILLSGVPPFWAETQQGIFDAVLKGAIDFDSEPWPTISDSAKDLIHRMLRSPPADRLTAHQVLCHPWICENGVAPDRALDPAVLTRLKQFSAMNRLKKMALRVIAQSLSEEELAGLKEMFKAMDTDGSGAITFDELKEGLRRHGSNLRESEIRDLMDAADVDNSGTIDYDEFIAATVHMSKLEREEHLLAAFAYFDKDGSGYITVDELEQACRDHNMVDVGLDDIITEVDQDNDGRIDYGEFVAMMKKGIIGHGRLTMRHTSDGSVLHGAG, encoded by the exons ATGGGCAACTCCTGCCGCGGCTCCTCCTCGCCCACCGACTACTACTGGTACGGCCACCACAACAACAGCAGCGCCTTGTCGTCCTCCCTCTCCGCCTGCAGCAGCTCTAGCAGCAGCGACCTCCTCCGCAACCACTaccagcggcggcggcaccacctcacctgcagcagcagcagcagcaccagcactAGCACCAccatgcgcggcggcggcgggcaccAGCAGCACCTGTCGTCCCCGACCGCGGTGCTGGGCCACGTCACCCAGGCGCTGCGCGACCTCTACGCGGTGGGGCGCAAGCTCGGGCAGGGGCAGTTCGGCACCACGTACCTGTGCACGGAGCTGTCCACGGGCGCCGCCTTCGCCTGCAAGTCCATCGCCAAGCGCAAGCTGCTCACGCCCGAGGACGTCGACGACGTGCGCCGCGAGATCCAGATCATGCACCACCTCGCCGGCCACGCCAGCGTCGTCACCATCAAGGGCGCCTACGAGGACCCGCTCTACGTCCACATCGTCATGGAGCTCTGCGAGGGCGGCGAGCTCTTCGACCGCATCGTCGACCGGGGCTACTTCTCGGAGCGCAAGGCCGCCGAGATCGCGCGCGTCATCGTCGGCGTCGTCGAGGCGTGCCACTCGCTGGGCGTGATGCACCGGGACCTCAAGCCCGAGAACTTTCTGCTCAAGGACAGGGGACACGACGCGTCGCTCAAGGCCATCGACTTCGGCCTCTCCGTCTTCTTCAAGCCCGGCCAGGTGTTCACCGACGTGGTGGGGTCCCCCTACTACGTGGCGCCGGAGGTGCTGTGCAAGCACTACGGTCCCGAGGCGGACGTGTGGACGGCGGGGGTCATCATCTACATCCTCCTCAGCGGGGTGCCGCCCTTCTGGGCGGAGACGCAGCAGGGCATCTTCGACGCCGTGCTCAAGGGCGCCATCGACTTCGACTCGGAGCCGTGGCCCACCATCTCCGACAGCGCCAAGGACCTCATCCACCGGATGCTGCGGTCGCCGCCGGCCGACAGGCTCACCGCGCACCAGGTGCTGTGCCACCCGTGGATCTGCGAGAACGGCGTGGCCCCGGACAGGGCGCTGGACCCGGCGGTGCTGACGCGGCTCAAGCAGTTCTCGGCCATGAACAGGCTCAAGAAGATGGCGCTGCGGGTGATCGCGCAGAGCCTGTCGGAGGAGGAGCTGGCGGGGCTCAAGGAGATGTTCAAGGCCATGGACACGGACGGCAGCGGGGCCATCACCTTCGACGAGCTCAAGGAAGGGCTCAGGAGGCACGGCTCCAACCTCAGGGAGAGCGAGATCAGGGACCTCATGGACGCCGCCGACGTCGACAACAGCGGCACCATCGACTACGACGAGTTCATCGCCGCCACCGTGCACATGAGCAAGCTGGAGCGCGAGGAGCACCTGCTCGCCGCATTCGCCTACTTCGACAAGGACGGCAGCGGGTACATCACCGTCGACGAGCTGGAGCAGGCGTGCAGGGACCACAACATGGTCGACGTCGGTCTCGACGACATCATCACAGAGGTGGACCAGGACAAC GATGGCCGCATCGACTATGGCGAGTTCGTGgcaatgatgaagaagggcatcaTCGGCCACGGCAGGCTCACCATGAGGCACACCTCCGACGGCAGCGTCCTCCATGGCGCCGGCTAG